Proteins encoded together in one Lathyrus oleraceus cultivar Zhongwan6 chromosome 5, CAAS_Psat_ZW6_1.0, whole genome shotgun sequence window:
- the LOC127078653 gene encoding uncharacterized protein LOC127078653 — protein sequence MNTEVDAWAIFTLAQFYDPPLRCFTFQDFQLAPTLEEFSHIIDIGIKDEVPYTGLGEFPTHQQIGSSIHLDKAEVKANIGPKGGTLGFTLKFLVGKASDFKSKEDWVAFNAVLALILYGIVLFPNIDDFVDMTAIRIFLLKNPIPTLLADVYHSIHWRNEKKGGMIQCCAPLLYKWFLSHLPSEGPFVQNKDNLKWSQKIMSLTANDITWYSRVYDDVNIIVKCDNFHNVPLIGTRGCINYNPELAMRQLGFPMNDKPEDKLLEGFLLGEGVNDFDLVKKLGRAWTKVRREGKRERGKKNCIARGPYTNWVQARASQDKLPYPYEPPMHTNPPEPTHVTMEEAKELKVVIQTNVERTDKEEYKRKRVKQGLDQAESCLNTIKSQLKEAERDCREKEKWWKLATKQKKEIRETLEAEIANLSVSLVESKEREERERRSKESAMAAT from the exons ATGAACACCGAGGTGGATGCTTGGGCCATTTTCACTTTGgcacaattctatgatcctccctTGCGGTGTTTCACATTCCAGGACTTCCAATTGGCGCCAACATTGGAAGAGTTCTCACATATAATAGACATTGGTATCAAGGATGAAGTCCCTTACACCGGTCTAGGGGAATTTCCTACACATCAACAAATAGGTTCATCTATACATCTAGATAAAGCGGAAGTGAAAGCTAATATTGGACCAAAAGGAGGCACTTTGGGCTTCACTTTGAAGTTCTTAGTGGGAAAAGCTTCAGATTTCAAAAGTAAAGAAGATTGGGTTGCTTTCAATGCTGTGTTAGCCTTGATactctatgggattgtcttgttcccaAACATTGATGACTTCGTGGACATGACTGCTATACGCATTTTCTTGCTCAAGAATCCCATTCCCACCTTGCTTGCAGATGTTTATCACTCTATCCATTGGAGAAATGAGAAGAAGGGGGGGATGATCCAGTGTTGCGCTCCTTTACTGTATAAATGGTTCTTATCTCACTTACCAAGCGAAGGGCCTTTTGTTCAGAACAAGGATAACCTCAAGTGGTCTCAAAAAATCATGTCTCTCACTGCCAATGACATCACCTGGTACTCTCGTGTTTATGATGATGTGAACATAATCGTCAAATGTGACAACTTCcataatgtgccactcataggaactcgaggttgcatcaattacaatcctgAGCTTGCTATGCGGCAACTTGGGTTTCCTATGAATGACAAACCAGAAGACAAATTGTTAGAAGGTTTCTTGCTGGGAGAAGGAGTGAATGACTTTGATCTGGTGAAGAAGCTAGGTCGTGCCTGGACTAAAGTTCGTAGAGAAGGAAAAAGGGAGCGTGGAAAGAAGAATTGTATAGCTAGAGGGCCATATACAAATTGGGTCCAAGCCAGAGCTTCTCAAGACAAACTACCATACCCTTATGAGCCTCCAATGCATACAAATCCTCCAGAACCTACTCACGTCACTATGGAGGAAGCTAAAGAGCTCAAAGTTGTCATCCAAA caaatgtggAAAGGACTGATAAGGAGGAATATAAGAGAAAAAGAGTCAAACAGGGGTTAGATCAGGCTGAGAGCTGCTTGAATACCATCAAAAGCCAACTGAAAGAGGCTGAGAGGGATTGTCGTGAGAAAGAGAAATGGTGGAAGCTCGCCACAAAACAAAAAAAGGAGATAAGAGAGACGCTTGAGGCTGAGATAGCCAACCTCAGCGTTTCACTCGTTGAATCAAAAGAAAGGGAAGAACGAGAACGCCGCAGTAAAGAGAGTGCTATGGCTGCTACTTAG